One Aphidius gifuensis isolate YNYX2018 linkage group LG3, ASM1490517v1, whole genome shotgun sequence DNA window includes the following coding sequences:
- the LOC122852187 gene encoding hybrid signal transduction histidine kinase A-like isoform X1, translated as MPCSQIIIQIESRTYTVNPGECKKSPSKFFIWKNLRCRTKKMVNSVHEECRTEKINQQRSGPGVDEVAGLIEDNGNNDKTTSSVLPGSGSVTSGRSSSRRTRPLSLAVQPLNYHRLDPDNIITITTNCCSNNKHPNMTSQESIGNCSLDVDRSASDRSEATIDSISERTLHSLNLSYNGDTSPAINTPINSDKDIITNSNNNTIKSPIIEISNGDNDTEQVIVKKPSYLGLACSISGYSGITRYDSKLREGFRSRDSSPGSRLITRDSSPAGFRSSENLDIPTQSYQKNQSISPLAMDHQNGFTNGSNKECKIQNFVDTRTNNNDNQGYTEVDRGVTLHTLGELSPIHGTTSKNINYSRETTKTYTSNITFSSPKTTTGKQQLTFNETNKLNSSFNNYDNDSLLNSSTNSEKSFIQQRVERLYGPGALAQGFFFKRSSFNQSNSSNNSLNESRNNNSNNNINNSINNNNNNNSNSFIDNANAEESLKKLPVLRHLRPEFRAQLPVVSPRRPTDGTEQIIKPLQRLSIPIKKQDVNKSIILIKTNDDDNDDKLKLNTSVINNIPDQQLAAPVVVLPVLEKKINTNNGITEAKINIDDKKDGHYFIKLLKAEIKRLFALAESAEVELINGEQLPEEAAGKLRSAAGKARLLATQKMQQFEGLCHKNITQIPGEEFPTTDEDLAGFWDMVMLQVVQINDIFDHIDKLRKSQWQEIAVETKKSNIQNTNGNKRRITQLQKPKTTVNSEANRKVREAREQARRQMIEDRRKAMKTQVEPTVKIFAPKT; from the exons AATTGAAAGTCGTACATACACGGTGAATCCTGGAGAATGTAAAAAAAGtccatcaaaattttttatatggaaaaatttacgatgcag aacaaaaaaaatggtcAACAGTGTACATGAAGAGTGCAGAACAGAGAAGATAAATCAACAAAGAAGTGGTCCAGGTGTTGACGAGGTGGCGGGTCTTATTGAGGATAACGGCAACAACGACAAAACGACATCGTCAGTGTTGCCAGGCAGTGGCAGCGTGACCAGTGGCAGGTCGTCAAGTCGTCGTACCAGGCCACTATCACTTGCTGTCCAGCCACTTAATTATCATCGTCTTGATcctgataatattataacaataacaacaaattgttgttcaaataataaacatcCAAATATGACTAGTCAAGAAAGCATTGGTAACTGCAGTCTAGATGTTGATCGTTCAGCCTCTGACCGTTCAG aAGCAACAATTGATTCAATATCTGAAAGAACACTTCacagtttaaatttatcatacaaTGGTGATACATCACCAGCAATAAATACACCAATAAATAGTGATAAagatataataacaaatagtaataataatacaataaaatcacCAATTATAGAAATATCAAATGGTGATAACGATACAGAACaagttattgttaaaaaaccaAGTTATTTGGGTCTTGCTTGTAGCATAAGTGGATATTCTGGTATAACAAGATACGATAGTAAATTAAGAGAAGGATTTAGATCACGTGATAGTAGTCCTGGATCAAGACTTATAACAAGAGATTCAAGTCCTGCTGGTTTTAg atcAAGTGAAAATCTTGATATTCCAACACAATcgtatcaaaaaaatcaatcaatatcACCACTTGCAATGGATCATCAAAATGGTTTTACAAATGGTAGTAATAAAGAAtgcaaaatacaaaattttgttgatacaagaacaaataataatgacaatcaAGGTTATACTGAAGTTGATAGAGGTGTTACACTTCATACACTTGGTGAATTAAGTCCAATTCATGGTacaacatcaaaaaatattaattattcacgtgaaacaacaaaaacatatacatcaaatataacattttcatcaccaaaaacaacaactggtaaacaacaattaacatttaatgaaacaaataaattaaatagttcatttaataattatgataatgattcattattaaattcatcaacaaatagtgaaaaatcatttatacaACAACGTGTTGAAAGATTATATGGTCCTGGTGCATTAGCACAaggttttttctttaaacgttcatcatttaatcaatcaaattctagtaataatagtttaaatgaatcgagaaataataatagtaataataatatcaataatagtatcaataataacaacaataataatagtaattcatttattgaCAATGCAAATGCTGaagaatcattaaaaaaattaccagttTTACGACATTTACGTCCAGAATTTAGAGCTCAATTACCAGTTGTTAGTCCAAGACGACCAACTGATGGTACTgaacaaattataaaaccaTTACAAAGGCTATCAAtaccaattaaaaaacaagatgttaataaatcaataatattaattaaaacaaatgatgatgataatgatgataaattaaaattaaatacaagtgttattaataatataccagATCAACAATTAGCAGCACCAGTTGTTGTATTACCagtgcttgaaaaaaaaattaatacaaataatggTATAACTGAagctaaaattaatattgatgataaaaaagatggacattattttattaaattattaaaagctgaaattaaaagattatttGCACTTGCTGAATCAGCTGaagttgaattaattaatggtGAACAATTACCAGAAGAAGCAGCTGGTAAATTACGTTCAGCTGCTGGTAAAGCTAGACTTCTTGCAACACAAAAAATGCAACAATTTGAAGGACtttgtcataaaaatatt aCTCAAATTCCTGGAGAAGAATTTCCTACAACTGATGAAGATTTAGCTGGTTTTTGGGACATGGTAATGCTTCAAGttgttcaaataaatgatatatttgatcatattgataaattacgtAAATCACAATGGCAAGAG attgctgttgaaactaaaaaatcaaatattcaaaatacaaatggtaataaaagaagaataaCACAACTACAAAAACCAAAAACAACAGTTAACAGTGAAGCTAATAGAAAAGTACGTGAAGCAAGAGAACAAGCACGTCGTCAAATGATTGAAGATCGTAGAAAAGCTATGAAAACACAGGTAGAACCAACAGTTAAAATATTTGCTCCAAAAACATAA
- the LOC122852187 gene encoding hybrid signal transduction histidine kinase A-like isoform X3, which translates to MPLRIESRTYTVNPGECKKSPSKFFIWKNLRCSVHEECRTEKINQQRSGPGVDEVAGLIEDNGNNDKTTSSVLPGSGSVTSGRSSSRRTRPLSLAVQPLNYHRLDPDNIITITTNCCSNNKHPNMTSQESIGNCSLDVDRSASDRSEATIDSISERTLHSLNLSYNGDTSPAINTPINSDKDIITNSNNNTIKSPIIEISNGDNDTEQVIVKKPSYLGLACSISGYSGITRYDSKLREGFRSRDSSPGSRLITRDSSPAGFRSSENLDIPTQSYQKNQSISPLAMDHQNGFTNGSNKECKIQNFVDTRTNNNDNQGYTEVDRGVTLHTLGELSPIHGTTSKNINYSRETTKTYTSNITFSSPKTTTGKQQLTFNETNKLNSSFNNYDNDSLLNSSTNSEKSFIQQRVERLYGPGALAQGFFFKRSSFNQSNSSNNSLNESRNNNSNNNINNSINNNNNNNSNSFIDNANAEESLKKLPVLRHLRPEFRAQLPVVSPRRPTDGTEQIIKPLQRLSIPIKKQDVNKSIILIKTNDDDNDDKLKLNTSVINNIPDQQLAAPVVVLPVLEKKINTNNGITEAKINIDDKKDGHYFIKLLKAEIKRLFALAESAEVELINGEQLPEEAAGKLRSAAGKARLLATQKMQQFEGLCHKNITQIPGEEFPTTDEDLAGFWDMVMLQVVQINDIFDHIDKLRKSQWQEIAVETKKSNIQNTNGNKRRITQLQKPKTTVNSEANRKVREAREQARRQMIEDRRKAMKTQVEPTVKIFAPKT; encoded by the exons atgccATTAAGAATTGAAAGTCGTACATACACGGTGAATCCTGGAGAATGTAAAAAAAGtccatcaaaattttttatatggaaaaatttacgatgcag TGTACATGAAGAGTGCAGAACAGAGAAGATAAATCAACAAAGAAGTGGTCCAGGTGTTGACGAGGTGGCGGGTCTTATTGAGGATAACGGCAACAACGACAAAACGACATCGTCAGTGTTGCCAGGCAGTGGCAGCGTGACCAGTGGCAGGTCGTCAAGTCGTCGTACCAGGCCACTATCACTTGCTGTCCAGCCACTTAATTATCATCGTCTTGATcctgataatattataacaataacaacaaattgttgttcaaataataaacatcCAAATATGACTAGTCAAGAAAGCATTGGTAACTGCAGTCTAGATGTTGATCGTTCAGCCTCTGACCGTTCAG aAGCAACAATTGATTCAATATCTGAAAGAACACTTCacagtttaaatttatcatacaaTGGTGATACATCACCAGCAATAAATACACCAATAAATAGTGATAAagatataataacaaatagtaataataatacaataaaatcacCAATTATAGAAATATCAAATGGTGATAACGATACAGAACaagttattgttaaaaaaccaAGTTATTTGGGTCTTGCTTGTAGCATAAGTGGATATTCTGGTATAACAAGATACGATAGTAAATTAAGAGAAGGATTTAGATCACGTGATAGTAGTCCTGGATCAAGACTTATAACAAGAGATTCAAGTCCTGCTGGTTTTAg atcAAGTGAAAATCTTGATATTCCAACACAATcgtatcaaaaaaatcaatcaatatcACCACTTGCAATGGATCATCAAAATGGTTTTACAAATGGTAGTAATAAAGAAtgcaaaatacaaaattttgttgatacaagaacaaataataatgacaatcaAGGTTATACTGAAGTTGATAGAGGTGTTACACTTCATACACTTGGTGAATTAAGTCCAATTCATGGTacaacatcaaaaaatattaattattcacgtgaaacaacaaaaacatatacatcaaatataacattttcatcaccaaaaacaacaactggtaaacaacaattaacatttaatgaaacaaataaattaaatagttcatttaataattatgataatgattcattattaaattcatcaacaaatagtgaaaaatcatttatacaACAACGTGTTGAAAGATTATATGGTCCTGGTGCATTAGCACAaggttttttctttaaacgttcatcatttaatcaatcaaattctagtaataatagtttaaatgaatcgagaaataataatagtaataataatatcaataatagtatcaataataacaacaataataatagtaattcatttattgaCAATGCAAATGCTGaagaatcattaaaaaaattaccagttTTACGACATTTACGTCCAGAATTTAGAGCTCAATTACCAGTTGTTAGTCCAAGACGACCAACTGATGGTACTgaacaaattataaaaccaTTACAAAGGCTATCAAtaccaattaaaaaacaagatgttaataaatcaataatattaattaaaacaaatgatgatgataatgatgataaattaaaattaaatacaagtgttattaataatataccagATCAACAATTAGCAGCACCAGTTGTTGTATTACCagtgcttgaaaaaaaaattaatacaaataatggTATAACTGAagctaaaattaatattgatgataaaaaagatggacattattttattaaattattaaaagctgaaattaaaagattatttGCACTTGCTGAATCAGCTGaagttgaattaattaatggtGAACAATTACCAGAAGAAGCAGCTGGTAAATTACGTTCAGCTGCTGGTAAAGCTAGACTTCTTGCAACACAAAAAATGCAACAATTTGAAGGACtttgtcataaaaatatt aCTCAAATTCCTGGAGAAGAATTTCCTACAACTGATGAAGATTTAGCTGGTTTTTGGGACATGGTAATGCTTCAAGttgttcaaataaatgatatatttgatcatattgataaattacgtAAATCACAATGGCAAGAG attgctgttgaaactaaaaaatcaaatattcaaaatacaaatggtaataaaagaagaataaCACAACTACAAAAACCAAAAACAACAGTTAACAGTGAAGCTAATAGAAAAGTACGTGAAGCAAGAGAACAAGCACGTCGTCAAATGATTGAAGATCGTAGAAAAGCTATGAAAACACAGGTAGAACCAACAGTTAAAATATTTGCTCCAAAAACATAA
- the LOC122852187 gene encoding probable serine/threonine-protein kinase ndrD isoform X4: protein MPCSQIIIQTKKMVNSVHEECRTEKINQQRSGPGVDEVAGLIEDNGNNDKTTSSVLPGSGSVTSGRSSSRRTRPLSLAVQPLNYHRLDPDNIITITTNCCSNNKHPNMTSQESIGNCSLDVDRSASDRSEATIDSISERTLHSLNLSYNGDTSPAINTPINSDKDIITNSNNNTIKSPIIEISNGDNDTEQVIVKKPSYLGLACSISGYSGITRYDSKLREGFRSRDSSPGSRLITRDSSPAGFRSSENLDIPTQSYQKNQSISPLAMDHQNGFTNGSNKECKIQNFVDTRTNNNDNQGYTEVDRGVTLHTLGELSPIHGTTSKNINYSRETTKTYTSNITFSSPKTTTGKQQLTFNETNKLNSSFNNYDNDSLLNSSTNSEKSFIQQRVERLYGPGALAQGFFFKRSSFNQSNSSNNSLNESRNNNSNNNINNSINNNNNNNSNSFIDNANAEESLKKLPVLRHLRPEFRAQLPVVSPRRPTDGTEQIIKPLQRLSIPIKKQDVNKSIILIKTNDDDNDDKLKLNTSVINNIPDQQLAAPVVVLPVLEKKINTNNGITEAKINIDDKKDGHYFIKLLKAEIKRLFALAESAEVELINGEQLPEEAAGKLRSAAGKARLLATQKMQQFEGLCHKNITQIPGEEFPTTDEDLAGFWDMVMLQVVQINDIFDHIDKLRKSQWQEIAVETKKSNIQNTNGNKRRITQLQKPKTTVNSEANRKVREAREQARRQMIEDRRKAMKTQVEPTVKIFAPKT from the exons aacaaaaaaaatggtcAACAGTGTACATGAAGAGTGCAGAACAGAGAAGATAAATCAACAAAGAAGTGGTCCAGGTGTTGACGAGGTGGCGGGTCTTATTGAGGATAACGGCAACAACGACAAAACGACATCGTCAGTGTTGCCAGGCAGTGGCAGCGTGACCAGTGGCAGGTCGTCAAGTCGTCGTACCAGGCCACTATCACTTGCTGTCCAGCCACTTAATTATCATCGTCTTGATcctgataatattataacaataacaacaaattgttgttcaaataataaacatcCAAATATGACTAGTCAAGAAAGCATTGGTAACTGCAGTCTAGATGTTGATCGTTCAGCCTCTGACCGTTCAG aAGCAACAATTGATTCAATATCTGAAAGAACACTTCacagtttaaatttatcatacaaTGGTGATACATCACCAGCAATAAATACACCAATAAATAGTGATAAagatataataacaaatagtaataataatacaataaaatcacCAATTATAGAAATATCAAATGGTGATAACGATACAGAACaagttattgttaaaaaaccaAGTTATTTGGGTCTTGCTTGTAGCATAAGTGGATATTCTGGTATAACAAGATACGATAGTAAATTAAGAGAAGGATTTAGATCACGTGATAGTAGTCCTGGATCAAGACTTATAACAAGAGATTCAAGTCCTGCTGGTTTTAg atcAAGTGAAAATCTTGATATTCCAACACAATcgtatcaaaaaaatcaatcaatatcACCACTTGCAATGGATCATCAAAATGGTTTTACAAATGGTAGTAATAAAGAAtgcaaaatacaaaattttgttgatacaagaacaaataataatgacaatcaAGGTTATACTGAAGTTGATAGAGGTGTTACACTTCATACACTTGGTGAATTAAGTCCAATTCATGGTacaacatcaaaaaatattaattattcacgtgaaacaacaaaaacatatacatcaaatataacattttcatcaccaaaaacaacaactggtaaacaacaattaacatttaatgaaacaaataaattaaatagttcatttaataattatgataatgattcattattaaattcatcaacaaatagtgaaaaatcatttatacaACAACGTGTTGAAAGATTATATGGTCCTGGTGCATTAGCACAaggttttttctttaaacgttcatcatttaatcaatcaaattctagtaataatagtttaaatgaatcgagaaataataatagtaataataatatcaataatagtatcaataataacaacaataataatagtaattcatttattgaCAATGCAAATGCTGaagaatcattaaaaaaattaccagttTTACGACATTTACGTCCAGAATTTAGAGCTCAATTACCAGTTGTTAGTCCAAGACGACCAACTGATGGTACTgaacaaattataaaaccaTTACAAAGGCTATCAAtaccaattaaaaaacaagatgttaataaatcaataatattaattaaaacaaatgatgatgataatgatgataaattaaaattaaatacaagtgttattaataatataccagATCAACAATTAGCAGCACCAGTTGTTGTATTACCagtgcttgaaaaaaaaattaatacaaataatggTATAACTGAagctaaaattaatattgatgataaaaaagatggacattattttattaaattattaaaagctgaaattaaaagattatttGCACTTGCTGAATCAGCTGaagttgaattaattaatggtGAACAATTACCAGAAGAAGCAGCTGGTAAATTACGTTCAGCTGCTGGTAAAGCTAGACTTCTTGCAACACAAAAAATGCAACAATTTGAAGGACtttgtcataaaaatatt aCTCAAATTCCTGGAGAAGAATTTCCTACAACTGATGAAGATTTAGCTGGTTTTTGGGACATGGTAATGCTTCAAGttgttcaaataaatgatatatttgatcatattgataaattacgtAAATCACAATGGCAAGAG attgctgttgaaactaaaaaatcaaatattcaaaatacaaatggtaataaaagaagaataaCACAACTACAAAAACCAAAAACAACAGTTAACAGTGAAGCTAATAGAAAAGTACGTGAAGCAAGAGAACAAGCACGTCGTCAAATGATTGAAGATCGTAGAAAAGCTATGAAAACACAGGTAGAACCAACAGTTAAAATATTTGCTCCAAAAACATAA
- the LOC122852187 gene encoding hybrid signal transduction histidine kinase A-like isoform X2, protein MPCSQIIIQIESRTYTVNPGECKKSPSKFFIWKNLRCSVHEECRTEKINQQRSGPGVDEVAGLIEDNGNNDKTTSSVLPGSGSVTSGRSSSRRTRPLSLAVQPLNYHRLDPDNIITITTNCCSNNKHPNMTSQESIGNCSLDVDRSASDRSEATIDSISERTLHSLNLSYNGDTSPAINTPINSDKDIITNSNNNTIKSPIIEISNGDNDTEQVIVKKPSYLGLACSISGYSGITRYDSKLREGFRSRDSSPGSRLITRDSSPAGFRSSENLDIPTQSYQKNQSISPLAMDHQNGFTNGSNKECKIQNFVDTRTNNNDNQGYTEVDRGVTLHTLGELSPIHGTTSKNINYSRETTKTYTSNITFSSPKTTTGKQQLTFNETNKLNSSFNNYDNDSLLNSSTNSEKSFIQQRVERLYGPGALAQGFFFKRSSFNQSNSSNNSLNESRNNNSNNNINNSINNNNNNNSNSFIDNANAEESLKKLPVLRHLRPEFRAQLPVVSPRRPTDGTEQIIKPLQRLSIPIKKQDVNKSIILIKTNDDDNDDKLKLNTSVINNIPDQQLAAPVVVLPVLEKKINTNNGITEAKINIDDKKDGHYFIKLLKAEIKRLFALAESAEVELINGEQLPEEAAGKLRSAAGKARLLATQKMQQFEGLCHKNITQIPGEEFPTTDEDLAGFWDMVMLQVVQINDIFDHIDKLRKSQWQEIAVETKKSNIQNTNGNKRRITQLQKPKTTVNSEANRKVREAREQARRQMIEDRRKAMKTQVEPTVKIFAPKT, encoded by the exons AATTGAAAGTCGTACATACACGGTGAATCCTGGAGAATGTAAAAAAAGtccatcaaaattttttatatggaaaaatttacgatgcag TGTACATGAAGAGTGCAGAACAGAGAAGATAAATCAACAAAGAAGTGGTCCAGGTGTTGACGAGGTGGCGGGTCTTATTGAGGATAACGGCAACAACGACAAAACGACATCGTCAGTGTTGCCAGGCAGTGGCAGCGTGACCAGTGGCAGGTCGTCAAGTCGTCGTACCAGGCCACTATCACTTGCTGTCCAGCCACTTAATTATCATCGTCTTGATcctgataatattataacaataacaacaaattgttgttcaaataataaacatcCAAATATGACTAGTCAAGAAAGCATTGGTAACTGCAGTCTAGATGTTGATCGTTCAGCCTCTGACCGTTCAG aAGCAACAATTGATTCAATATCTGAAAGAACACTTCacagtttaaatttatcatacaaTGGTGATACATCACCAGCAATAAATACACCAATAAATAGTGATAAagatataataacaaatagtaataataatacaataaaatcacCAATTATAGAAATATCAAATGGTGATAACGATACAGAACaagttattgttaaaaaaccaAGTTATTTGGGTCTTGCTTGTAGCATAAGTGGATATTCTGGTATAACAAGATACGATAGTAAATTAAGAGAAGGATTTAGATCACGTGATAGTAGTCCTGGATCAAGACTTATAACAAGAGATTCAAGTCCTGCTGGTTTTAg atcAAGTGAAAATCTTGATATTCCAACACAATcgtatcaaaaaaatcaatcaatatcACCACTTGCAATGGATCATCAAAATGGTTTTACAAATGGTAGTAATAAAGAAtgcaaaatacaaaattttgttgatacaagaacaaataataatgacaatcaAGGTTATACTGAAGTTGATAGAGGTGTTACACTTCATACACTTGGTGAATTAAGTCCAATTCATGGTacaacatcaaaaaatattaattattcacgtgaaacaacaaaaacatatacatcaaatataacattttcatcaccaaaaacaacaactggtaaacaacaattaacatttaatgaaacaaataaattaaatagttcatttaataattatgataatgattcattattaaattcatcaacaaatagtgaaaaatcatttatacaACAACGTGTTGAAAGATTATATGGTCCTGGTGCATTAGCACAaggttttttctttaaacgttcatcatttaatcaatcaaattctagtaataatagtttaaatgaatcgagaaataataatagtaataataatatcaataatagtatcaataataacaacaataataatagtaattcatttattgaCAATGCAAATGCTGaagaatcattaaaaaaattaccagttTTACGACATTTACGTCCAGAATTTAGAGCTCAATTACCAGTTGTTAGTCCAAGACGACCAACTGATGGTACTgaacaaattataaaaccaTTACAAAGGCTATCAAtaccaattaaaaaacaagatgttaataaatcaataatattaattaaaacaaatgatgatgataatgatgataaattaaaattaaatacaagtgttattaataatataccagATCAACAATTAGCAGCACCAGTTGTTGTATTACCagtgcttgaaaaaaaaattaatacaaataatggTATAACTGAagctaaaattaatattgatgataaaaaagatggacattattttattaaattattaaaagctgaaattaaaagattatttGCACTTGCTGAATCAGCTGaagttgaattaattaatggtGAACAATTACCAGAAGAAGCAGCTGGTAAATTACGTTCAGCTGCTGGTAAAGCTAGACTTCTTGCAACACAAAAAATGCAACAATTTGAAGGACtttgtcataaaaatatt aCTCAAATTCCTGGAGAAGAATTTCCTACAACTGATGAAGATTTAGCTGGTTTTTGGGACATGGTAATGCTTCAAGttgttcaaataaatgatatatttgatcatattgataaattacgtAAATCACAATGGCAAGAG attgctgttgaaactaaaaaatcaaatattcaaaatacaaatggtaataaaagaagaataaCACAACTACAAAAACCAAAAACAACAGTTAACAGTGAAGCTAATAGAAAAGTACGTGAAGCAAGAGAACAAGCACGTCGTCAAATGATTGAAGATCGTAGAAAAGCTATGAAAACACAGGTAGAACCAACAGTTAAAATATTTGCTCCAAAAACATAA